From the Equus quagga isolate Etosha38 chromosome 16, UCLA_HA_Equagga_1.0, whole genome shotgun sequence genome, one window contains:
- the TONSL gene encoding tonsoku-like protein isoform X1, which yields MSLERELRQLYKGKTKAQRSGQLREEAALCHQLGELLASHGRYAEALREHQQELQLLESANDPLGCAVAHRKIGERLAEMEDYSAALQHQHHYLELARSLSNHIELQRAWATIGRTHLDIYDHCQSQDALLQAQTAFGKSLAIVDEKLQGTLPKRELSEMRTRLYLNLGLTFESLQQMALCNDYFKKSIFLAEQNHLYEDLFRARYNLGAIHWRRGQHSQAMRCLEGARECARIMKKEFMESECCLLLSQVLQDLGDFLAAKRALKKAYRLGSQKPLQKAVICRTLKHVLAVVQLQQRLEEAEGSDPQGAMGICEQLGDLFSKAGDFPKAAKAYEKQLHFAELLNRPGPELAVIHVSLAATLGDMKDHRRAVHHYEEELRLRDGNALEEAKTWLNIALSREEAGDAYELLAPCFQKALSCAQQAQQPQLQRQVLQHLHTVQLRLQPQEAPGVEARLQELSVANDGEDQDQDQDQDEEEEGDDHTLEASEVELSESEDEMEEELQSCRGRRRLTEWSRRNDVGETMLHRACIEGQLGRVQDLVRQGHPLNPRDYCGWTPLHEACNYGHLDIVRFLLDHGAAVDDPGGQGCEGITPLHDALNCGHFEVAELLIERGASVTLRTRKGYSPLETLQQWVKLYYKDLDSETREKAGAMERLLQVASLGQAPHSSLAPQTFLSNHLFDPETSPPSSPCPEPPETSQASARVSQGQAVPAVARPRRSRHELASSSSSEGEDSMGFPQPIQKRPRHSAPAQQTKARIPGPTSNREAATASAGRAAYVAAIRGVGSAQSCRRGPGAPRGAGEAPVPQAALIPEEECPAEDWLEDDLLLTQSHRGRRLPRPQGGGDSARHCALESGRDKSPVRLQAQARQSQLPHLKSRSAQVAAGGDHSSAAEPPQSPDVPRASGPSGETPVAGQPSGPVLPPPIRVRVRVQDNLFLIPVPHSREAHSVAWLAEQAAQRYYQACGLLPRLTLQKDGALLAPQDPIPDVLQSNEEVLAEVTSWDLPPLTDRYRRACQSLEQGEHQQVLQAMERHSSGPLFSACSLALRQAQLTPLLRALKLHTALRELRLAGNRLGDGCAAELLAALGTVPNLTLLDLSSNHLGPEGLRQLAMGLLGQTTLQNLEELDLSMNPLGDGCGQALASILQACPSLSTLHLQACGFGPSFFLKAALGSAFQGLHSSADGHMELTEVLGPGADAKHLKTLSLSYNVLGTSALAQALQSLPTHTLLRLELNSVAAIKNDTSLVEPLVRYLTKEGCALAHLSLSANHLGDKAVRDLSRCLPLCPSLVSLDLSANPEISCASLEELLSALKERPQGLSFLSLSGCAVQGPLGLGLWDKITAQLQELQLCSRRLSAQDRDTLRQLLPSHPGPGACTLDRGPKLFFRRL from the exons ATGAGCCTGGAGCGTGAGCTTCGCC AGCTATACAAGGGCAAGACCAAGGCCCAGAGGAGCGGGCAGCTGCGAGAGGAGGCCGCCCTCTGCCACCAGCTGGGGGAGCTCCTGGCCAGCCATG GCCGCTACGCGGAGGCCCTGCGGGAGCACCAGCAGGAGCTGCAGCTCCTGGAGAGCGCCAACGACCCCCTGGGCTGCGCTGTGGCCCACCGCAAGATCGGAGAGCGGCTGGCAGAGATGGAGGACTACTCCGCTGCCCTGCAG CATCAGCACCACTACCTGGAGCTAGCCCGTTCCCTGTCTAACCACATCGAGCTGCAGAGGGCGTGGGCCACCATTGGCCGCACCCACCTGGACATCTATGACCACTGCCAGTCACAGGATGCGTTGCTGCAGGCACAGACTGCCTTTGGGAAGAGCTTGGCTATTGTGGACGAGAAGCTGCAGG GGACATTGCCCAAGCGAGAACTGAGTGAGATGAGGACCCGACTCTATCTTAATCTGGGCCTCACCTTCGAGAGCCTGCAGCAGATGGCCCTGTGCAACGACTACTTCAAGAAGAGCATCTTTCTCGCTGA GCAGAACCACCTCTACGAGGACCTATTCCGTGCCCGCTACAACCTGGGTGCCATCCACTGGCGCAGAGGGCAGCACTCCCAGGCCATGCGCTGCCTGGAGGGGGCCCGGGAGTGCGCACGCATCATGAAGAAGGAGTTCATGGAAAGCGAATGCTGCCTGCTCCTCTCACAG GTCCTCCAAGACCTGGGGGATTTCTTGGCTGCTAAAAGAGCCCTGAAGAAGGCCTACAGGCTGGGCTCCCAGAAGCCTTTGCAGAAGGCAGTGATCTGCCGGACTCTCAAGCATG TGCTGGCAGTGGTCCAGCTGCAGCAGcggctggaggaggctgagggcagtGACCCTCAAGGCGCCATGGGCATCTGTGAGCAGCTGGGGGACCTATTTTCCAAGGCAGGCGACTTCCCCAAGGCGGCCAAGGCCTACGAGAAGCAG CTACATTTCGCAGAGCTGCTAAACAGGCCAGGGCCTGAGCTGGCTGTCATCCACGTGTCCCTGGCTGCCACCTTGGGAGACATGAAGGACCACCGCCGGGCTGTGCACCACTATGAGGAGGAATTGAGATTGCGTGACGGCAATGCCCTGGAG GAAGCCAAGACCTGGTTGAACATTGCGCTGTCCCGAGAAGAGGCTGGCGATGCCTATGAGCTCCTGGCGCCGTGCTTCCAGAAGGCTCTCAGCTGTGCCCAACAGGCCCAGCAGCCCCAGCTGCAG AGGCAGGTCTTGCAGCACCTCCACACCGTGCAGCTGAGGCTGCAGCCCCAGGAAGCTCCTGGCGTTGAAGCCAGATTGCAGGAGCTGAGTGTTGCCAACGATGGGGAGGACCAGGACCAGGACCAGGACCAGgacgaggaggaagagggggatgaccaCACCCTGGAGGCCAGCGAGGTGGAGCTCTCAGAGAGCG AGGATGAGATGGAGGAGGAGCTCCAGAGCTGCCGGGGTCGGCGGAGACTGACTGAG TGGAGTCGGCGCAATGACGTGGGGGAGACCATGCTGCACCGAGCCTGCATCGAGGGCCAGCTGGGCCGTGTCCAGGATCTCGTGAGGCAG GGCCACCCCTTGAACCCTCGGGACTACTGTGGCTGGACACCCCTGCACGAAGCCTGCAACTACGGGCACCTGG ACATTGTCCGCTTCCTGCTGGACCATGGGGCTGCAGTGGATGACCCAGGCGGCCAGGGCTGTGAGGGCATCACTCCCCTGCACGATGCCCTCAACTGTGGCCACTTCGAAGTAGCAGAGCTGCTCATTGAGCGAGGGGCCTCAGTCACCCTCCGAACCAGGAAG GGCTACAGCCCACTGGAGACGCTGCAGCAGTGGGTGAAGCTGTATTACAAGGATCTGGACAGCGAGACACGAGAGAAGGCTGGCGCCATGGAGAGGCTGCTCCAGGTGGCCTCCTTGGGCCAAG ctccccacAGCTCCCTGGCTCCCCAGACCTTCCTAAGTAACCATCTCTTTGACCCTGAGACCTCTCCTCCCTCAAGCCCCTGCCCAGAACCCCCAGAGACTTCTCAGGCCAGTGCCAGGGTCTCCCAGGGGCAGGCGGTGCCAGCTGTGGCCAGGCCTCGGAGGAGCAGGCACGAGCTGGCTAGCAGTAGCAGCTCGGAGGGCGAGGACAGCATGGGCTTCCCCCAGCCGATCCAGAAGAGGCCTCGGCACTCTGCCCCAGCACAGCAGACCAAGGCCCGGATTCCTGGCCCCACCAGCAACAGGGAAGCAGCCACAGCGAGTGCCGGCCGGGCAGCCTATGTGGCAGCCATCCGAGGTGTGGGCAGTGCCCAGAGCTGCCGCCGGGGGCCTGGTGCACCTCGAGGTGCAGGCGAGGCCCCCGTCCCCCAGGCAGCGCTCATCCCCGAGGAGGAGTGCCCGGCTGAGGACTGGCTGGAAGACGACTTGCTGCTGACCCAGAGCCACCGGGGCCGccgcctgccccgcccccagggcGGTGGGGAcagcgccaggcactgtgccttgGAATCGGGCAGAGACAAGAGCCCTGTCAGGCTGCAGGCCCAGGCCAGGCAGAGCCAGCTGCCCCATCTCAAGAGTCGGAGTGCGCAGGTTGCGGCAGGTGGAGACCACAGCTCGGCTGCAGAGCCCCCACAGAGCCCCGACGTCCCCAGGGCCTCAGGGCCCAGCGGGGAGACCCCTGTGGCAGGCCAGCCCTCG GGTCCGGTCCTGCCCCCTCCCATCCGGGTTCGAGTTCGAGTTCAGGATAATCTTTTTCTCATCCCTGTCCCACACAG CAGGGAAGCCCACTCTGTGGCCTGGCTGGCTGAACAGGCTGCCCAGCGCTACTATCAGgcctgtgggctgctgccacGGCTCACCCTACAAAAGGACGGGGCCCTCCTGGCCCCACAGGACCCCATTCCTGACGTGCTGCAGAGCAATGAGGAG GTGTTGGCTGAAGTGACTTCGTGGGACCTCCCCCCACTCACTGACCGCTACCGCAGGGCCTGCCAGAGCCTGGAGCAAG GGGAGCACCAGCAGGTGCTGCAGGCCATGGAGCGCCACAGCTCAGGCCCCTTGTTCAGTGCCTGCTCCCTGGCCCTGCGCCAGGCCCAGCTCACGCCCCTGCTACGGGCCCTCAAGCTGCACACAGCACTCCGGGAGCTACGCCTGGCAGGGAACCGGCTAGGGGACGGATGTGCCGCCGAGCTACTGGCTGCCCTGGGCACTGTGCCCAACCTGACCCTCCTCGACCTGTCCTCTAATCATCTGGGCCCTGAAGGCCTGCGCCAACTTGCCATGGGCCTCCTGGGGCAGACCACCTTGCAG AACTTGGAGGAGCTGGACTTAAGCATGAACCCTCTTGGGGATGGCTGTGGTCAGGCCCTGGCCTCCATTCTGCAGGCCTGCCCCTCGCTCAGCACCCTGCACCTCCAGGCTTGTGGCTTTGGCCCCAGCTTCTTCCTGAAGGCAGCCCTAGGCAGCGCCTTCCAAG GATTACACAGCAGTGCTGATGGCCACATGGAGCTGACAGAGGTTCTGGGCCCTGGTGCAGATGCCAAGCACCTGAAGACGCTGTCCCTGTCCTACAACGTCCTGGGCACCTCCGCCCTCGCCCAGGCCCTGCAGAGCCTGCCCACCCACACCCTCCTGCGCCTGGAGCTCAACTCCGTGGCAGCCATAAAGAACGACACCAGCTTGGTGGAGCCCCTGGTCAGATACCTGACCAAG GAAGGCTGTGCTCTGGCACACCTGAGCCTGTCTGCAAACCACCTGGGCGACAAGGCAGTGAGAGACCTAAGCAG atgtctccctctctgcccctcactcGTCTCGCTGGACCTGTCTGCCAATCCTGAGATCAGCTGTGCCAGCCTGGAGGAGCTCCTATCTGCCCTCAAGGAGCGACCCcaaggcctcagcttcctcagcctgTCAG GCTGTGCCGTCCAGGGCCCCTTGGGCCTGGGCCTCTGGGACAAGATCACCGCGCAGCTGCAGGAGCTGCAGCTGTGCAGCAGACGCCTCTCCGCTCAGGACCGGGACACTTTGCGCCAGCTGCTGCCCAGCCATCCGGGCCCTGGTGCATGCACCCTGGACCGCGGCCCCAAGCTCTTCTTCAGGCGCCTCTGA
- the TONSL gene encoding tonsoku-like protein isoform X2, with protein sequence MSLERELRQLYKGKTKAQRSGQLREEAALCHQLGELLASHGRYAEALREHQQELQLLESANDPLGCAVAHRKIGERLAEMEDYSAALQHQHHYLELARSLSNHIELQRAWATIGRTHLDIYDHCQSQDALLQAQTAFGKSLAIVDEKLQGTLPKRELSEMRTRLYLNLGLTFESLQQMALCNDYFKKSIFLAEQNHLYEDLFRARYNLGAIHWRRGQHSQAMRCLEGARECARIMKKEFMESECCLLLSQVLQDLGDFLAAKRALKKAYRLGSQKPLQKAVICRTLKHVLAVVQLQQRLEEAEGSDPQGAMGICEQLGDLFSKAGDFPKAAKAYEKQLHFAELLNRPGPELAVIHVSLAATLGDMKDHRRAVHHYEEELRLRDGNALEEAKTWLNIALSREEAGDAYELLAPCFQKALSCAQQAQQPQLQRQVLQHLHTVQLRLQPQEAPGVEARLQELSVANDGEDQDQDQDQDEEEEGDDHTLEASEVELSESEDEMEEELQSCRGRRRLTEWSRRNDVGETMLHRACIEGQLGRVQDLVRQGHPLNPRDYCGWTPLHEACNYGHLDIVRFLLDHGAAVDDPGGQGCEGITPLHDALNCGHFEVAELLIERGASVTLRTRKGYSPLETLQQWVKLYYKDLDSETREKAGAMERLLQVASLGQAPHSSLAPQTFLSNHLFDPETSPPSSPCPEPPETSQASARVSQGQAVPAVARPRRSRHELASSSSSEGEDSMGFPQPIQKRPRHSAPAQQTKARIPGPTSNREAATASAGRAAYVAAIRGVGSAQSCRRGPGAPRGAGEAPVPQAALIPEEECPAEDWLEDDLLLTQSHRGRRLPRPQGGGDSARHCALESGRDKSPVRLQAQARQSQLPHLKSRSAQVAAGGDHSSAAEPPQSPDVPRASGPSGETPVAGQPSGPVLPPPIRVRVRVQDNLFLIPVPHREAHSVAWLAEQAAQRYYQACGLLPRLTLQKDGALLAPQDPIPDVLQSNEEVLAEVTSWDLPPLTDRYRRACQSLEQGEHQQVLQAMERHSSGPLFSACSLALRQAQLTPLLRALKLHTALRELRLAGNRLGDGCAAELLAALGTVPNLTLLDLSSNHLGPEGLRQLAMGLLGQTTLQNLEELDLSMNPLGDGCGQALASILQACPSLSTLHLQACGFGPSFFLKAALGSAFQGLHSSADGHMELTEVLGPGADAKHLKTLSLSYNVLGTSALAQALQSLPTHTLLRLELNSVAAIKNDTSLVEPLVRYLTKEGCALAHLSLSANHLGDKAVRDLSRCLPLCPSLVSLDLSANPEISCASLEELLSALKERPQGLSFLSLSGCAVQGPLGLGLWDKITAQLQELQLCSRRLSAQDRDTLRQLLPSHPGPGACTLDRGPKLFFRRL encoded by the exons ATGAGCCTGGAGCGTGAGCTTCGCC AGCTATACAAGGGCAAGACCAAGGCCCAGAGGAGCGGGCAGCTGCGAGAGGAGGCCGCCCTCTGCCACCAGCTGGGGGAGCTCCTGGCCAGCCATG GCCGCTACGCGGAGGCCCTGCGGGAGCACCAGCAGGAGCTGCAGCTCCTGGAGAGCGCCAACGACCCCCTGGGCTGCGCTGTGGCCCACCGCAAGATCGGAGAGCGGCTGGCAGAGATGGAGGACTACTCCGCTGCCCTGCAG CATCAGCACCACTACCTGGAGCTAGCCCGTTCCCTGTCTAACCACATCGAGCTGCAGAGGGCGTGGGCCACCATTGGCCGCACCCACCTGGACATCTATGACCACTGCCAGTCACAGGATGCGTTGCTGCAGGCACAGACTGCCTTTGGGAAGAGCTTGGCTATTGTGGACGAGAAGCTGCAGG GGACATTGCCCAAGCGAGAACTGAGTGAGATGAGGACCCGACTCTATCTTAATCTGGGCCTCACCTTCGAGAGCCTGCAGCAGATGGCCCTGTGCAACGACTACTTCAAGAAGAGCATCTTTCTCGCTGA GCAGAACCACCTCTACGAGGACCTATTCCGTGCCCGCTACAACCTGGGTGCCATCCACTGGCGCAGAGGGCAGCACTCCCAGGCCATGCGCTGCCTGGAGGGGGCCCGGGAGTGCGCACGCATCATGAAGAAGGAGTTCATGGAAAGCGAATGCTGCCTGCTCCTCTCACAG GTCCTCCAAGACCTGGGGGATTTCTTGGCTGCTAAAAGAGCCCTGAAGAAGGCCTACAGGCTGGGCTCCCAGAAGCCTTTGCAGAAGGCAGTGATCTGCCGGACTCTCAAGCATG TGCTGGCAGTGGTCCAGCTGCAGCAGcggctggaggaggctgagggcagtGACCCTCAAGGCGCCATGGGCATCTGTGAGCAGCTGGGGGACCTATTTTCCAAGGCAGGCGACTTCCCCAAGGCGGCCAAGGCCTACGAGAAGCAG CTACATTTCGCAGAGCTGCTAAACAGGCCAGGGCCTGAGCTGGCTGTCATCCACGTGTCCCTGGCTGCCACCTTGGGAGACATGAAGGACCACCGCCGGGCTGTGCACCACTATGAGGAGGAATTGAGATTGCGTGACGGCAATGCCCTGGAG GAAGCCAAGACCTGGTTGAACATTGCGCTGTCCCGAGAAGAGGCTGGCGATGCCTATGAGCTCCTGGCGCCGTGCTTCCAGAAGGCTCTCAGCTGTGCCCAACAGGCCCAGCAGCCCCAGCTGCAG AGGCAGGTCTTGCAGCACCTCCACACCGTGCAGCTGAGGCTGCAGCCCCAGGAAGCTCCTGGCGTTGAAGCCAGATTGCAGGAGCTGAGTGTTGCCAACGATGGGGAGGACCAGGACCAGGACCAGGACCAGgacgaggaggaagagggggatgaccaCACCCTGGAGGCCAGCGAGGTGGAGCTCTCAGAGAGCG AGGATGAGATGGAGGAGGAGCTCCAGAGCTGCCGGGGTCGGCGGAGACTGACTGAG TGGAGTCGGCGCAATGACGTGGGGGAGACCATGCTGCACCGAGCCTGCATCGAGGGCCAGCTGGGCCGTGTCCAGGATCTCGTGAGGCAG GGCCACCCCTTGAACCCTCGGGACTACTGTGGCTGGACACCCCTGCACGAAGCCTGCAACTACGGGCACCTGG ACATTGTCCGCTTCCTGCTGGACCATGGGGCTGCAGTGGATGACCCAGGCGGCCAGGGCTGTGAGGGCATCACTCCCCTGCACGATGCCCTCAACTGTGGCCACTTCGAAGTAGCAGAGCTGCTCATTGAGCGAGGGGCCTCAGTCACCCTCCGAACCAGGAAG GGCTACAGCCCACTGGAGACGCTGCAGCAGTGGGTGAAGCTGTATTACAAGGATCTGGACAGCGAGACACGAGAGAAGGCTGGCGCCATGGAGAGGCTGCTCCAGGTGGCCTCCTTGGGCCAAG ctccccacAGCTCCCTGGCTCCCCAGACCTTCCTAAGTAACCATCTCTTTGACCCTGAGACCTCTCCTCCCTCAAGCCCCTGCCCAGAACCCCCAGAGACTTCTCAGGCCAGTGCCAGGGTCTCCCAGGGGCAGGCGGTGCCAGCTGTGGCCAGGCCTCGGAGGAGCAGGCACGAGCTGGCTAGCAGTAGCAGCTCGGAGGGCGAGGACAGCATGGGCTTCCCCCAGCCGATCCAGAAGAGGCCTCGGCACTCTGCCCCAGCACAGCAGACCAAGGCCCGGATTCCTGGCCCCACCAGCAACAGGGAAGCAGCCACAGCGAGTGCCGGCCGGGCAGCCTATGTGGCAGCCATCCGAGGTGTGGGCAGTGCCCAGAGCTGCCGCCGGGGGCCTGGTGCACCTCGAGGTGCAGGCGAGGCCCCCGTCCCCCAGGCAGCGCTCATCCCCGAGGAGGAGTGCCCGGCTGAGGACTGGCTGGAAGACGACTTGCTGCTGACCCAGAGCCACCGGGGCCGccgcctgccccgcccccagggcGGTGGGGAcagcgccaggcactgtgccttgGAATCGGGCAGAGACAAGAGCCCTGTCAGGCTGCAGGCCCAGGCCAGGCAGAGCCAGCTGCCCCATCTCAAGAGTCGGAGTGCGCAGGTTGCGGCAGGTGGAGACCACAGCTCGGCTGCAGAGCCCCCACAGAGCCCCGACGTCCCCAGGGCCTCAGGGCCCAGCGGGGAGACCCCTGTGGCAGGCCAGCCCTCG GGTCCGGTCCTGCCCCCTCCCATCCGGGTTCGAGTTCGAGTTCAGGATAATCTTTTTCTCATCCCTGTCCCACACAG GGAAGCCCACTCTGTGGCCTGGCTGGCTGAACAGGCTGCCCAGCGCTACTATCAGgcctgtgggctgctgccacGGCTCACCCTACAAAAGGACGGGGCCCTCCTGGCCCCACAGGACCCCATTCCTGACGTGCTGCAGAGCAATGAGGAG GTGTTGGCTGAAGTGACTTCGTGGGACCTCCCCCCACTCACTGACCGCTACCGCAGGGCCTGCCAGAGCCTGGAGCAAG GGGAGCACCAGCAGGTGCTGCAGGCCATGGAGCGCCACAGCTCAGGCCCCTTGTTCAGTGCCTGCTCCCTGGCCCTGCGCCAGGCCCAGCTCACGCCCCTGCTACGGGCCCTCAAGCTGCACACAGCACTCCGGGAGCTACGCCTGGCAGGGAACCGGCTAGGGGACGGATGTGCCGCCGAGCTACTGGCTGCCCTGGGCACTGTGCCCAACCTGACCCTCCTCGACCTGTCCTCTAATCATCTGGGCCCTGAAGGCCTGCGCCAACTTGCCATGGGCCTCCTGGGGCAGACCACCTTGCAG AACTTGGAGGAGCTGGACTTAAGCATGAACCCTCTTGGGGATGGCTGTGGTCAGGCCCTGGCCTCCATTCTGCAGGCCTGCCCCTCGCTCAGCACCCTGCACCTCCAGGCTTGTGGCTTTGGCCCCAGCTTCTTCCTGAAGGCAGCCCTAGGCAGCGCCTTCCAAG GATTACACAGCAGTGCTGATGGCCACATGGAGCTGACAGAGGTTCTGGGCCCTGGTGCAGATGCCAAGCACCTGAAGACGCTGTCCCTGTCCTACAACGTCCTGGGCACCTCCGCCCTCGCCCAGGCCCTGCAGAGCCTGCCCACCCACACCCTCCTGCGCCTGGAGCTCAACTCCGTGGCAGCCATAAAGAACGACACCAGCTTGGTGGAGCCCCTGGTCAGATACCTGACCAAG GAAGGCTGTGCTCTGGCACACCTGAGCCTGTCTGCAAACCACCTGGGCGACAAGGCAGTGAGAGACCTAAGCAG atgtctccctctctgcccctcactcGTCTCGCTGGACCTGTCTGCCAATCCTGAGATCAGCTGTGCCAGCCTGGAGGAGCTCCTATCTGCCCTCAAGGAGCGACCCcaaggcctcagcttcctcagcctgTCAG GCTGTGCCGTCCAGGGCCCCTTGGGCCTGGGCCTCTGGGACAAGATCACCGCGCAGCTGCAGGAGCTGCAGCTGTGCAGCAGACGCCTCTCCGCTCAGGACCGGGACACTTTGCGCCAGCTGCTGCCCAGCCATCCGGGCCCTGGTGCATGCACCCTGGACCGCGGCCCCAAGCTCTTCTTCAGGCGCCTCTGA